From the Acidobacteriota bacterium genome, one window contains:
- a CDS encoding Gfo/Idh/MocA family oxidoreductase, translating to MISRRDFVTKAAATTAAVTIVPRHVLGRGFTAPSDRLNIAGIGVGGMGRTNLLNLGLDNNIVALCDVDWGHAGPQWTAASFEGALTREQDRLDKAELTPEARKNSEHRVGSLKRILAEDLPKQKRYTDYRLMFEQQKDIDAVVVATPDHMHAAIAMAALDLDKHVYVQKPLCWSVDEARKLARKARQTPKAVTQMGNQGHSWDDGRKAVEWVQSGAIGDVTEVHVWTNRPLSYWPQGIPRPEPRRISNDLRWNMSGVSARLANAMGIYSVPDTLNWDLFLGPAPQVEYHPVYHPFNWRGWVDWGAGALGDMGAHLIDHAYWALDLGYPTSIETVSTPFDKACFPTATSTFYEFPARGAKPAVKLTWYDGGMFPPTPPEFAEGEKLNAEGGAIMVGTKGKVIYNTYGLRSRLLPDSLAQSVGDPPQTLPRITTSHEVNWSNACKGDGQVSCPFEYAAKLTEVMLLGVVSLRAGAKIHYDAANMRVTNSREANDFLKREYRRGWSL from the coding sequence ATGATCTCGAGACGCGACTTCGTCACGAAAGCCGCCGCCACCACCGCCGCCGTCACCATCGTGCCTCGGCACGTGCTCGGGCGCGGCTTCACGGCTCCCAGCGATCGCCTCAACATTGCCGGCATCGGCGTCGGCGGCATGGGCCGGACCAACCTGCTCAACCTCGGCCTCGACAACAACATCGTCGCCTTGTGCGACGTGGACTGGGGACACGCCGGGCCGCAGTGGACCGCCGCCTCGTTCGAGGGCGCGCTCACGCGCGAGCAGGATCGGCTGGACAAGGCCGAGCTCACACCAGAGGCTCGCAAGAACAGCGAGCATCGCGTCGGATCGCTCAAGCGGATCCTGGCCGAGGACCTGCCGAAGCAGAAGCGCTACACCGACTATCGCCTGATGTTCGAGCAGCAGAAGGACATCGACGCGGTCGTCGTCGCGACACCCGACCACATGCACGCCGCGATCGCCATGGCCGCGCTCGATCTCGACAAGCACGTCTACGTGCAGAAGCCGCTCTGCTGGTCGGTCGATGAGGCCCGCAAGCTGGCGCGCAAGGCGCGGCAAACGCCAAAGGCCGTCACGCAGATGGGCAACCAGGGCCATTCGTGGGATGACGGCCGCAAGGCGGTGGAGTGGGTGCAGTCGGGCGCGATCGGCGACGTGACCGAGGTGCACGTGTGGACCAACCGGCCGCTGTCGTACTGGCCGCAGGGCATTCCCCGGCCGGAGCCGCGGCGAATCTCGAACGACCTGCGCTGGAACATGTCCGGTGTCTCCGCGCGACTGGCGAACGCTATGGGCATTTATTCAGTGCCCGACACGCTGAACTGGGACCTCTTCCTCGGGCCTGCGCCGCAAGTCGAGTACCACCCGGTGTATCACCCGTTCAACTGGCGCGGCTGGGTCGACTGGGGTGCCGGAGCGCTGGGCGACATGGGCGCGCACCTGATCGATCACGCTTACTGGGCGCTCGACTTGGGTTACCCCACGTCGATCGAGACCGTCTCGACGCCGTTCGACAAGGCGTGCTTCCCGACGGCCACGAGCACCTTTTACGAGTTCCCGGCGCGCGGCGCGAAGCCGGCGGTCAAGCTGACATGGTACGACGGCGGCATGTTCCCGCCGACCCCGCCCGAGTTCGCCGAGGGCGAGAAGCTCAACGCCGAAGGCGGCGCGATTATGGTCGGCACCAAGGGCAAGGTGATCTACAACACCTATGGCCTGCGGTCCCGGCTCTTGCCGGATTCGCTGGCACAGTCGGTTGGCGATCCGCCGCAGACGCTGCCGCGCATCACCACCAGCCACGAGGTGAACTGGTCAAACGCCTGCAAGGGCGACGGCCAGGTGTCATGCCCGTTTGAGTACGCGGCGAAGCTGACCGAAGTGATGCTGCTCGGAGTAGTGTCGCTACGGGCCGGCGCGAAAATCCACTACGACGCCGCGAACATGCGGGTCACGAACTCGCGCGAGGCGAATGACTTCCTGAAGCGAGAGTACCGGCGCGGCTGGTCGCTATAG
- a CDS encoding Gfo/Idh/MocA family oxidoreductase, protein MAGRLGVGFIGSGFMTRFHIRSWEAVRDADIRGIYSPTRANAEDAAALARSLRVGDARAFDSIEAMVADESIDAIWLCGPNFARVENMERIVAAIKNGAKLKAVACEKPLGRNAAEARRMVELVEEAGLLHGYLENQLFAPSLERGKQIIWERGAATAGRPYLARAAEEHSGPHMPWFWQGDLQGGGVLNDMMCHSLEVGRYLLTKPGAPRDSITPVKISAQIASLKWSRPEYASLLSSTMTSQVDYARTPAEDFARASVTYVDEAGTPLIVEATTSWSYVGAGLKLSMELLGPEYSMSVNTLDGGTKLFFSRRLREQQAGEDLVEKQNAEQGLMPIVGNEAAEYGYENENRAFTRWFLDGVQPELGFHAGCEVSELLMTCYMSAEEERVIAWKPQNLQSYIPVPARR, encoded by the coding sequence ATGGCGGGCAGGCTGGGGGTTGGGTTCATCGGCAGCGGGTTCATGACCCGCTTTCACATCCGGTCGTGGGAGGCGGTGCGCGACGCCGACATTCGCGGCATCTACAGCCCGACCCGGGCTAACGCCGAAGACGCCGCGGCGCTGGCCCGCTCGCTGAGGGTCGGCGACGCCCGCGCGTTCGACTCGATCGAGGCGATGGTGGCCGACGAGTCGATCGATGCCATTTGGCTATGCGGCCCCAACTTCGCGCGCGTCGAGAACATGGAACGCATCGTCGCCGCAATCAAGAACGGCGCGAAGCTCAAGGCGGTGGCGTGCGAAAAGCCGCTCGGCCGCAACGCCGCCGAGGCCAGGCGCATGGTCGAACTGGTGGAGGAGGCCGGCCTGCTGCACGGCTACCTCGAGAACCAGTTGTTCGCCCCCAGCCTCGAGCGCGGCAAGCAGATCATCTGGGAGCGCGGCGCTGCCACCGCCGGGCGGCCGTACCTGGCCCGCGCTGCCGAAGAGCACAGCGGCCCGCACATGCCGTGGTTCTGGCAGGGCGACCTGCAGGGCGGCGGCGTGTTGAACGACATGATGTGCCACAGCCTGGAGGTGGGACGCTACCTGCTGACCAAGCCCGGCGCCCCGCGCGACAGCATTACCCCGGTGAAGATCTCGGCGCAGATCGCGTCGCTCAAGTGGTCGCGGCCCGAGTACGCGTCGCTGCTCAGCAGCACCATGACCAGCCAGGTGGATTACGCGCGCACGCCCGCCGAGGACTTCGCCCGCGCCAGCGTGACCTACGTGGACGAGGCCGGCACGCCGCTGATCGTCGAAGCCACCACGTCGTGGAGCTACGTGGGCGCGGGCTTGAAGCTGTCGATGGAGCTGCTGGGCCCGGAGTACTCGATGTCGGTGAATACCCTCGACGGCGGCACCAAGCTGTTCTTCTCGCGCCGGCTGCGCGAGCAGCAGGCCGGCGAAGACCTGGTCGAGAAGCAAAACGCCGAGCAGGGCCTGATGCCGATCGTCGGCAACGAGGCCGCCGAGTACGGCTACGAGAACGAGAACCGCGCGTTCACCCGCTGGTTCCTCGACGGCGTGCAGCCCGAGCTTGGCTTTCACGCCGGCTGCGAGGTGAGCGAGCTGCTGATGACGTGCTACATGAGCGCGGAAGAGGAACGGGTGATTGCGTGGAAACCACAAAACCTGCAGTCGTACATCCCGGTGCCGGCCAGGCGCTGA
- a CDS encoding GMC family oxidoreductase, whose translation MQVIRNRTIYDVVIIGSGAGGGMAAKVLTEAGANVMMLEAGVMWDARTDAKMMAWPYSSPRRGAAIPARQFGEFDAGLGGWTLEGEPYTSAPGDQFDWFRTRMLGGRTNHWGRISLRFGPDDFRRKSIDGLGDDWPISYEDLKPYYDNVDRLVGIFGSNEGLPNHPDGVFQPAPRPRCWELLIKRAADKLNITCIANRLSILTQPLNGRPACHYCGQCGRGCSSHANFSSPSVLLPPALATGRLTITSNAMAREVTVDEAGLANGVSYIDKTTGRENHVRGRIVVLAASACESARLLLNSKSAKFPHGLANSSGTVGKYLTDTTGTGVSGHIPAMMEGVPHNEDGASGAHLYMPWWLDNTKLDFPRGYHIELGGGRRMPGFGVMGNIHRYGAGGGGYGKQLKDDYRRFYGSTVNFAGRGEMVPNDATFCEIDPSVVDRWGIPVLRFHFKWSDHEHKQVKHMQETFRAIIHEMGGTPLTPMPSRENGYGILAGGRIIHELGVTRMGNDPSRSVLNRHCQAHDVKNVFVADGGPFVSQADKNPTWTILALAMRTGEYIAEQRKAGVI comes from the coding sequence ATGCAGGTCATCCGCAATCGCACGATATACGACGTCGTCATTATCGGCTCGGGCGCCGGTGGCGGCATGGCTGCCAAGGTGCTGACCGAGGCCGGGGCGAATGTGATGATGCTCGAGGCTGGCGTCATGTGGGACGCGCGCACTGACGCCAAGATGATGGCGTGGCCCTACTCCTCGCCGCGCCGCGGCGCGGCCATTCCAGCCCGCCAGTTTGGCGAGTTCGACGCGGGCCTGGGCGGGTGGACGCTCGAGGGCGAGCCCTACACCTCGGCGCCGGGGGACCAGTTCGACTGGTTCCGGACGCGCATGCTGGGCGGCCGCACCAATCACTGGGGCCGCATCTCGCTGCGGTTTGGTCCGGATGATTTTCGCCGCAAGAGCATCGACGGCCTCGGCGACGATTGGCCGATCAGCTACGAAGACCTGAAGCCTTACTACGACAACGTCGATCGGCTGGTCGGGATCTTCGGCTCGAATGAAGGCCTGCCCAACCACCCAGATGGCGTGTTCCAACCGGCGCCGCGCCCGCGATGCTGGGAGCTGCTGATCAAGCGCGCCGCCGACAAGCTGAACATCACTTGCATCGCCAACCGGCTGTCGATTCTCACGCAGCCCTTGAACGGCCGGCCGGCGTGCCATTACTGCGGCCAGTGCGGCCGCGGCTGCTCGTCGCACGCCAATTTCTCGTCGCCGTCGGTGCTGCTGCCCCCGGCCCTCGCGACCGGGCGGCTCACGATCACGAGCAACGCGATGGCGCGCGAGGTGACCGTGGACGAGGCGGGCCTCGCCAACGGGGTCAGCTACATCGACAAGACCACCGGGCGCGAGAACCACGTCCGCGGCCGCATCGTCGTGCTGGCCGCCAGCGCGTGCGAATCAGCGCGGCTGCTGCTCAATTCGAAGTCGGCGAAGTTCCCGCACGGGCTGGCCAATTCGAGCGGGACCGTCGGCAAGTACCTGACCGACACGACCGGCACCGGCGTGTCTGGACATATCCCCGCCATGATGGAGGGCGTTCCGCACAATGAAGATGGCGCGAGCGGCGCGCACCTCTACATGCCGTGGTGGCTCGACAACACGAAGCTAGACTTCCCGCGCGGGTACCACATCGAGCTTGGCGGCGGACGCCGCATGCCCGGCTTTGGTGTGATGGGCAATATTCATCGTTACGGCGCCGGCGGGGGCGGTTACGGCAAGCAGTTGAAGGACGACTACCGCCGGTTCTACGGCTCGACGGTGAACTTCGCCGGCCGCGGCGAGATGGTACCGAACGACGCCACCTTCTGCGAGATCGATCCGTCGGTGGTCGATCGCTGGGGCATCCCGGTGCTGCGATTCCACTTCAAGTGGAGCGACCACGAGCACAAGCAGGTGAAACACATGCAGGAGACGTTCCGCGCGATCATCCACGAGATGGGCGGCACGCCGCTCACGCCGATGCCCTCGCGCGAGAACGGCTACGGCATCCTGGCGGGCGGACGCATCATCCACGAGCTGGGCGTGACGCGCATGGGCAACGACCCGTCACGGTCGGTGCTCAACCGTCACTGCCAGGCACACGATGTGAAGAACGTGTTCGTGGCCGATGGCGGGCCGTTCGTGTCGCAGGCCGATAAAAACCCGACCTGGACGATCCTGGCCCTCGCCATGCGCACGGGTGAGTACATCGCCGAACAGCGAAAGGCGGGCGTGATATGA
- a CDS encoding gluconate 2-dehydrogenase subunit 3 family protein yields MKRRDVLKLLLAAPAAGFTWTEAEASQAGAAAQAARAATTAKPFVPAFFTAAEYRLVGTLADIIIPKDERSGSASDAGVPEFMDFMMLDQPERQIAMRGGLAWLDVTCQQRFDKTFMNCTDAERTSVLDDIAWPAKARPELAHGVAFFNSFRDLTASGFWTTRMGIDDLQYLGNRSVARWNGCPDAALKKLGVSY; encoded by the coding sequence ATGAAACGGCGTGACGTCCTCAAGTTGCTGCTGGCCGCCCCGGCCGCCGGCTTCACATGGACCGAGGCCGAGGCCTCGCAAGCCGGCGCTGCCGCCCAGGCGGCGCGCGCGGCCACCACGGCCAAGCCGTTCGTCCCGGCTTTCTTTACCGCCGCCGAGTACCGGCTGGTGGGCACGCTCGCCGACATCATCATCCCGAAGGACGAGCGATCAGGGAGCGCCAGCGACGCCGGAGTACCGGAGTTCATGGACTTCATGATGCTCGACCAACCCGAGCGTCAGATCGCCATGCGCGGCGGGCTGGCGTGGCTGGACGTCACCTGCCAGCAGCGCTTCGACAAGACGTTCATGAACTGCACCGACGCCGAGCGAACGTCGGTGCTCGACGACATCGCCTGGCCGGCGAAGGCACGGCCAGAACTGGCGCACGGCGTGGCGTTCTTCAACAGCTTCCGCGATCTCACCGCCAGCGGCTTCTGGACAACGCGCATGGGCATTGACGACCTGCAGTACCTGGGCAACCGCTCGGTGGCGCGCTGGAACGGCTGTCCCGATGCGGCGCTAAAGAAGCTCGGGGTCAGCTATTGA
- a CDS encoding DUF1080 domain-containing protein yields the protein MLRTILAVGVVLVSSVSAQSPASLTAAEKAEGWKLMFDGTSLAGWRGYKTETVPSGWTAADGVLTRTGAGGDLMTVAQYGDFEMRFEWKVPEKGNSGIIYRIATTEPYPWHTGPEYQILHNQGHADGKNPITSAGSNYAVNPPVKDVTKPVGEWNEGRLLVRGNHVEHWLNGVKVVEYEIGSADWEARVKASKFGKIPPYGRTKVGYIALQDHGDAVSYRNLKIKALP from the coding sequence ATGCTGCGAACAATCCTGGCGGTTGGCGTGGTCCTGGTGTCGAGCGTGAGCGCGCAATCGCCCGCGTCTTTGACAGCGGCTGAGAAGGCCGAGGGCTGGAAGCTGATGTTTGACGGCACGTCGCTCGCCGGGTGGCGCGGCTACAAGACCGAGACGGTGCCGTCCGGCTGGACCGCGGCCGACGGTGTGCTGACGCGCACCGGCGCCGGCGGCGACCTGATGACCGTCGCGCAGTACGGCGACTTCGAGATGCGCTTCGAGTGGAAGGTGCCGGAAAAGGGCAACAGCGGCATCATCTACCGCATCGCCACCACCGAGCCATATCCCTGGCACACCGGGCCCGAGTATCAGATCCTGCACAACCAGGGCCACGCCGACGGGAAGAACCCCATCACCTCGGCCGGCTCCAACTACGCCGTCAACCCTCCCGTGAAGGACGTGACCAAGCCGGTCGGTGAATGGAACGAGGGGCGTTTGCTCGTTCGCGGCAATCACGTCGAACATTGGCTGAACGGCGTGAAGGTGGTCGAGTACGAGATCGGCAGCGCCGACTGGGAAGCCCGCGTTAAGGCGAGCAAGTTCGGCAAGATCCCGCCGTACGGCCGCACCAAGGTCGGCTACATCGCTCTTCAGGATCACGGCGACGCGGTCTCCTACCGCAACCTGAAAATCAAGGCGCTTCCCTAA
- a CDS encoding response regulator — protein sequence MKNLATVLVVDDYEDALEATALILERGGFNVAKTLNGRQALEVVKQLRPDLILLDVMLPDISGLEVLRQIRADPDIADSPVILFSARATGSEEQAGGLDAGADGYLTKPVAPAELLARVRAQVRHRELTEALRASEARYRDLVETSHDLIWAVDAEGRITFLNQACRKIYGREPEEMVGRSFLDFIPPGQAERDSAIFAEALQSGRDTLGYTSRVYAKDGREVTLSANARIIRDAQGRVVGSTGISRDITEQLKSEDTARSQTALLRIAGDAARLGGWSLQVPDLAITWSDVTRAIHEVPPGHTPGLQEAIEFYDEADRPAVARAVERCVQEGIPFDFESVVITAKGRRIWVRAIGEAVRDDAGRISRIQGAFQDITDRKRMERHFLRAQRLESLGTLAGGIAHDLNNALAPVLMSIEILKEDEADPAKLETLGILESSVKRSADMVRQVLSFAKGTEGSWATINVLTVVRDVEKIAADTFPKNIGFAVKVESEPWPIRADPTQLHQVLINLCLNARDAMPNGGRLSVTIKNVSIDEIYAGMNPDARPGPYVVLRVEDTGMGMRPEVLDRIFEPFYTTKDSGRGTGLGLATAHSIVQGHGGYIHVYSEKDRGSTFKVYLPAETTAEAVEGAAVAQTALPRGHGEVILVVDDEQHIRLIAEKVLTRFGYRVRLASNGAEGVSTYVSHQSEIAAVLTDMAMPVMDGPALIVALKAINPAVLIIGSSGLDANGLVAKAVAAGAQSFVPKPYTAEALLNALASLFNRAR from the coding sequence ATGAAAAACCTTGCGACTGTGCTCGTAGTCGACGACTACGAAGACGCCCTTGAGGCCACGGCGTTGATTCTCGAACGTGGTGGTTTTAACGTCGCGAAAACGCTCAATGGCCGCCAGGCCCTCGAAGTCGTCAAGCAGCTCCGCCCCGATCTGATCCTGCTGGACGTGATGCTGCCCGACATCTCCGGGTTGGAGGTGCTTCGGCAGATTCGAGCCGATCCGGACATCGCCGACAGCCCGGTCATCCTGTTTAGCGCGCGGGCGACCGGCTCCGAGGAGCAGGCCGGGGGACTCGATGCCGGTGCGGACGGCTATCTCACCAAGCCGGTAGCCCCGGCGGAACTGCTGGCGCGCGTCCGCGCACAGGTTCGGCACCGCGAACTCACCGAGGCGCTGCGGGCCAGCGAAGCCCGCTATCGTGACCTCGTCGAAACCTCCCACGATCTGATCTGGGCCGTCGATGCCGAAGGGCGGATCACGTTCCTGAACCAGGCCTGTCGCAAGATCTACGGGCGTGAACCCGAGGAGATGGTCGGACGCTCATTCCTTGACTTCATCCCCCCTGGGCAGGCCGAGCGCGACTCGGCGATCTTCGCCGAGGCTCTGCAGTCCGGCCGCGACACCCTCGGTTACACCAGCCGCGTTTACGCCAAGGATGGGCGGGAGGTGACGCTGAGCGCCAATGCCCGCATCATTCGCGATGCGCAGGGACGGGTGGTGGGCTCCACCGGCATCTCGCGCGATATCACGGAGCAGCTCAAGTCCGAGGACACCGCGCGCAGCCAGACCGCGCTGCTGCGAATTGCTGGCGACGCCGCGCGGCTGGGCGGATGGTCCCTGCAGGTTCCCGACCTCGCCATCACGTGGTCTGATGTCACGCGGGCCATTCACGAGGTGCCCCCTGGCCATACCCCCGGCCTGCAGGAAGCGATCGAGTTCTACGATGAGGCCGACCGTCCCGCGGTGGCTCGGGCAGTGGAGCGGTGTGTTCAGGAAGGCATCCCGTTCGACTTCGAGAGCGTCGTCATCACCGCGAAGGGACGCCGGATCTGGGTGCGCGCGATTGGCGAGGCGGTGCGCGACGACGCCGGCCGAATCAGCCGGATCCAGGGCGCGTTCCAGGACATCACCGACCGTAAGCGAATGGAGCGGCACTTCCTGCGGGCACAACGGCTCGAGAGTCTCGGCACGCTGGCCGGCGGCATTGCTCACGATCTCAACAACGCACTGGCGCCGGTGTTGATGTCGATTGAGATCCTGAAAGAGGACGAGGCGGATCCTGCCAAGCTCGAGACGCTGGGCATCCTCGAGTCCAGCGTGAAGCGGAGTGCCGACATGGTCCGGCAGGTGCTCTCGTTCGCGAAGGGCACCGAGGGGTCCTGGGCGACCATCAATGTCCTGACCGTCGTGCGTGACGTCGAGAAGATTGCCGCCGATACTTTTCCGAAGAATATTGGCTTCGCGGTGAAGGTTGAGTCGGAGCCGTGGCCCATCAGGGCCGACCCGACACAGCTTCACCAGGTGCTGATCAATCTGTGCCTGAACGCGCGAGACGCCATGCCCAATGGCGGGCGCCTCAGCGTCACGATCAAGAACGTCAGCATCGACGAGATCTACGCTGGCATGAATCCGGACGCACGGCCAGGTCCCTACGTGGTCTTGCGAGTGGAAGACACGGGGATGGGGATGCGGCCCGAGGTGCTGGACCGCATCTTCGAGCCCTTCTACACCACTAAAGATTCAGGCCGGGGCACCGGTCTCGGCCTGGCGACGGCACACTCCATCGTCCAGGGGCATGGCGGGTACATTCACGTGTACAGCGAGAAGGACCGGGGCTCGACCTTCAAGGTCTATCTGCCGGCAGAGACGACCGCCGAGGCCGTAGAGGGAGCGGCCGTCGCCCAGACCGCGCTCCCGCGCGGACATGGCGAAGTGATTCTGGTGGTCGACGACGAGCAGCATATTCGGCTGATCGCGGAGAAGGTGTTGACCCGCTTCGGTTACCGGGTGCGCCTGGCCAGCAACGGTGCCGAAGGCGTCTCCACGTACGTCTCTCACCAGAGTGAGATCGCCGCCGTGCTGACCGACATGGCCATGCCGGTGATGGACGGCCCCGCCCTGATCGTGGCGCTCAAGGCCATCAATCCGGCGGTGCTGATTATTGGTTCGAGTGGCCTCGACGCCAACGGGCTCGTGGCGAAGGCGGTGGCGGCAGGTGCGCAGAGCTTCGTGCCGAAACCCTACACCGCCGAGGCGCTGTTGAACGCCCTGGCCTCGCTATTCAATCGAGCCCGCTAG
- a CDS encoding NUDIX hydrolase produces MTAKRLSRTLIYEGRIFRFEIDRVILPGGHTIDMEIVRHPGSVVLLPVPSPGTIILIRQYRYAIDRYIWELPAGTLKPGEDPAAAAARECEEEIGLAPARVTRLGGYFPTPGFCDEEMTYCLCEELRPPAPDSTVRKDEDEEIEPRTFTVAEARAMVTSGEIVDLKTLAGLALLG; encoded by the coding sequence TTGACGGCCAAGCGGCTGTCCCGGACGCTCATCTACGAAGGGCGAATCTTCCGATTCGAGATCGACCGCGTCATCCTGCCCGGCGGACACACGATCGACATGGAAATCGTCCGCCATCCCGGCTCGGTGGTGCTGTTGCCGGTGCCATCGCCCGGCACGATCATTTTGATCCGCCAGTACCGCTACGCGATCGACCGCTACATCTGGGAACTGCCGGCGGGCACGCTGAAGCCAGGAGAGGATCCGGCGGCGGCCGCGGCCAGGGAGTGCGAAGAGGAGATCGGCCTGGCACCGGCCCGCGTGACGCGGCTCGGCGGCTACTTCCCGACGCCGGGGTTCTGCGACGAAGAGATGACCTACTGCCTGTGCGAGGAGCTGCGGCCGCCGGCGCCCGATTCAACGGTCCGCAAGGACGAGGACGAGGAGATCGAGCCGCGGACCTTCACCGTCGCCGAGGCCCGCGCCATGGTGACGTCGGGCGAGATTGTCGACCTCAAGACCCTGGCCGGGCTCGCGCTGCTCGGCTGA
- a CDS encoding TIM barrel protein, with product METTKPAVVHPGAGQALTRRAFGLAAAGGLLVACRGSRPVTIGVQSYSFRDRSLEDAIAGMQKLGLTSCELWQGHLEPRRITRDEMRQWRETVEIDFFHRVREQLAKASITLSAYNISFRDDFSDAEIERGFEMARALGAPSITSSSNVATVARIAPAATRQQMLVAVHNHSRIDDNEFATVASLTGALAQGPFIAVNLDIGHFTAANEDAVAFLSAHHERITTLHLKDRKRDQGPNVEFGAGDTPIVPVLKLLQEQDWPIPANIEYEYKGGDSIEEVGKCLAYCRRALGV from the coding sequence GTGGAAACCACAAAACCTGCAGTCGTACATCCCGGTGCCGGCCAGGCGCTGACCCGGCGCGCCTTTGGGCTGGCGGCGGCCGGCGGCCTGCTGGTGGCCTGCCGCGGCTCGCGCCCCGTGACGATCGGCGTGCAGAGCTACAGCTTTCGCGACCGATCCCTCGAGGATGCGATTGCCGGCATGCAGAAGCTGGGACTCACCAGTTGCGAGTTATGGCAGGGGCACCTGGAGCCGCGCCGCATTACCCGCGACGAGATGCGGCAATGGCGCGAAACGGTGGAGATCGACTTCTTTCACCGCGTGCGCGAACAACTGGCCAAGGCGTCGATCACCCTGTCGGCCTACAACATCAGCTTCCGCGATGACTTCTCAGACGCCGAGATCGAGCGCGGCTTCGAGATGGCGCGGGCCCTCGGCGCGCCCTCGATCACCTCGTCCTCGAACGTCGCCACGGTGGCGCGGATCGCCCCGGCTGCCACGCGCCAGCAGATGCTGGTGGCGGTGCACAACCACTCGCGCATCGACGACAACGAGTTCGCGACGGTGGCCAGCCTGACCGGGGCGCTCGCACAGGGTCCGTTCATCGCCGTCAACCTCGACATTGGCCACTTCACCGCCGCCAACGAAGACGCGGTCGCGTTCCTGTCGGCGCACCACGAGCGCATCACCACGCTCCACCTCAAGGACCGCAAGCGCGACCAGGGCCCAAACGTCGAGTTCGGCGCGGGCGACACGCCGATCGTGCCGGTGTTGAAGCTCCTGCAGGAGCAGGACTGGCCGATTCCGGCCAACATCGAATACGAGTACAAGGGCGGCGATTCGATCGAGGAGGTCGGCAAGTGCCTCGCCTATTGCCGGCGGGCGCTCGGCGTATAA
- a CDS encoding peptidyl-alpha-hydroxyglycine alpha-amidating lyase family protein, giving the protein MIPTRRPSAAFLSTALLAVASVSLLSQAPAKPPAPPRGASGPPEHAKVAPINNLPNPYETVRNFGTLPDGRAWGSVSAIHVDPDGKHIWAGDRCGANSCAGSTVNPIVKMDPSGKVVQSFGAGVILWPHGMDVDRQGNVWVVDARSATAAELKQFPDAKGKGHTVVKFSPQGKVLLTLGTPGEAGSPPTHFTEPNDVLIAPDGSIFVAEAHNAQFLDQDAPNAVGRISKFSADGKFIKTFGAYGYAASEFRGPHSLAMDSKGRLFVADRGNRRIQIFDQEGKHLDTWYQFSRISGLFIDRNDTLYAIDSESDDNYNPGWRKGLRVGSARTGEVWYFVPEHVSRQASGMGGYGSMGEGVAVDAQGNVYAGEVGPVQGVTKFIPRLKR; this is encoded by the coding sequence ATGATTCCGACTCGCCGACCTTCTGCCGCTTTTCTCAGCACTGCCCTGCTCGCCGTCGCGAGCGTCAGCCTTCTCAGCCAGGCGCCGGCGAAACCACCCGCGCCACCGCGCGGTGCGTCCGGGCCACCCGAGCACGCGAAGGTCGCCCCGATCAACAACCTGCCGAATCCGTACGAGACCGTGCGCAACTTCGGCACGCTCCCTGACGGCCGGGCTTGGGGCTCGGTCAGCGCCATCCACGTCGATCCCGACGGCAAGCACATCTGGGCGGGCGATCGCTGCGGCGCCAATTCCTGCGCCGGCTCGACCGTGAATCCGATCGTCAAGATGGATCCCAGCGGCAAGGTGGTCCAGAGCTTTGGCGCGGGCGTCATCCTGTGGCCACACGGCATGGACGTCGATCGGCAGGGCAACGTGTGGGTGGTCGATGCGCGCTCCGCGACCGCCGCGGAGTTGAAGCAGTTCCCCGATGCCAAGGGCAAGGGTCACACCGTCGTCAAGTTCAGCCCGCAAGGCAAGGTGCTGCTCACGCTTGGCACGCCCGGTGAGGCGGGCAGCCCGCCGACGCACTTCACCGAGCCCAACGACGTGTTGATTGCCCCCGACGGCAGCATCTTCGTCGCCGAGGCGCACAACGCGCAGTTCCTCGACCAGGATGCGCCCAATGCGGTGGGCCGAATCTCGAAGTTCTCGGCCGACGGCAAGTTCATCAAGACCTTCGGCGCCTACGGCTACGCCGCGAGCGAGTTCCGCGGACCGCACTCGCTGGCCATGGATTCAAAGGGCCGTCTGTTCGTCGCCGATCGCGGCAATCGCCGCATCCAGATTTTCGACCAGGAGGGCAAGCACCTCGACACCTGGTACCAGTTCAGCCGCATCAGCGGGCTGTTCATCGATCGCAACGACACGCTCTATGCGATCGACTCGGAGTCGGACGACAACTACAACCCGGGCTGGCGCAAGGGCCTGCGCGTCGGCAGCGCCCGCACCGGCGAAGTGTGGTACTTCGTGCCCGAGCACGTCTCGCGGCAGGCCTCGGGCATGGGCGGTTACGGCTCGATGGGCGAAGGCGTCGCGGTCGATGCGCAGGGCAACGTCTATGCCGGCGAGGTGGGACCCGTGCAGGGCGTCACGAAGTTCATCCCACGCCTGAAGCGCTGA